A region from the Mauremys reevesii isolate NIE-2019 unplaced genomic scaffold, ASM1616193v1 Contig6, whole genome shotgun sequence genome encodes:
- the LOC120394445 gene encoding C-type lectin domain family 2 member D-like, with protein sequence MGNWAEADPPGQPLNSSIDLKSGEEPGFGHPANSSSRKPAVWDRPAAFRAIIMVTMVVIIALVAALIVVTSKQPPPCPPAAPWCPDGWIRIQGKCYYFSKAEGNWTYSQSFCSSHSASLAGIESPQKLGSLLPYEGKLDHWIGLRKDTGQVWKWANGTEFDHRFEIHGGADCVCLDEDLTVTTSSCSRPRKWICSKPDTPAKGEEGAVGGDS encoded by the exons ATGGGGAACTGGGCGGAAGCAGATCCCCCTGGACAGCCTCTTAACAGCTCCATAGACTTGAAGAGTGGAGAAGAACCAG GTTTTGGTCATCCAGCTAATTCCAGCTCCAGGAAACCTGCAGTATGGGATCGTccagctgccttcagagccatAATCATGGTTACAATGGTCGTCATCATTGCCCTAGTAGCAGCTTTGATAG TGGTAACATCTAAGCAgcctcctccatgcccccctgctgccccctggtgcccGGACGGCTGGATCCGGATCCAAGGGAAATGTTACTATTTTTCTAAGGCCGAAGGGAACTGGACCTACAGTCAGAGCTTCTGCTCGTCACACTCTGCCTCCCTGGCCGGGATTGAGAGTCCGCAGAAGCTG GGTTCCCTGCTGCCATACGAAGGCAAACTGGACCACTGGATCGGCCTCCGGAAGGACACGGGCCAGGTCTGGAAATGGGCCAACGGGACCGAGTTTGACCATCG GTTTGAAATACACGGAGGAGCAGACTGTGTGTGCCTGGATGAAGATCTCACTGTCACCACGTCAAGCTGCAGCAGACCAAGAAAATGGATCTGCAGTAAACCTGATACCCCTGcgaagggagaggagggagcagtgggaggggatTCGTGA